Proteins co-encoded in one Dasypus novemcinctus isolate mDasNov1 chromosome 18, mDasNov1.1.hap2, whole genome shotgun sequence genomic window:
- the RAB4B gene encoding ras-related protein Rab-4B, with protein sequence MAETYDFLFKFLVIGSAGTGKSCLLHQFIENKFKQDSNHTIGVEFGSRVVNVGGKTVKLQIWDTAGQERFRSVTRSYYRGAAGALLVYDITSRETYNSLAAWLTDARTLASPNIVVILCGNKKDLDPEREVTFLEASRFAQENELMFLETSALTGENVEEAFLKCARTILNKIDSGELDPERMGSGIQYGDASLRQLRQPRSAQAVAPQPCGC encoded by the exons ATGGCCGAGACCTACG ACTTCCTCTTCAAATTCCTGGTGATCGGCAGTGCAGGAACTGGCAAATCATGTCTCCTCCATCAGTTCATTGAAAATAAGT TCAAACAGGACTCCAACCATACGATCGGCGTGGAGTTTGGATCCCGCGTGGTCAATGTGGGCGGGAAGACAGTGAAGCTCCAGATTTGGGACACGGCTGGCCAGGAGCGGTTTCG GTCGGTGACACGGAGCTATTACCGAGGGGCGGCTGGAGCCCTGCTGGTATACGACATTACCAG CCGGGAGACATACAACTCGCTAGCCGCCTGGCTAACGGATGCCCGCACGCTGGCCAGCCCCAACATTGTGGTCATCCTCTGTGGCAACAAGAAGGACCTGGACCCCGAGCGTGAGGTCACTTTCCTGGAGGCCTCCCGCTTTGCCCAGGAGAATG AGCTGATGTTCTTGGAGACGAGCGCGCTCACGGGTGAGAACGTGGAGGAAGCCTTCCTGAAGTGCGCCCGCACCATCCTGAACAAGATTGACTCAG GTGAGCTGGACCCTGAGAGGATGGGCTCAGGCATTCAGTACGGCGATGCTTCCCTCCGCCAGCTGCGGCAGCCTCGGAGTGCCCAGGCCGTGGCCCCACAGCCCTGTGGCTGCTGA
- the EGLN2 gene encoding prolyl hydroxylase EGLN2 isoform X1, with amino-acid sequence MDSLCQPQALSQALPQLSGSVSESLEPGRARMGVESYLPCSLLPSYHRPGVPGEASAGSGTPRATATSSSASSGYEGFGGQDGGELRPLQSEGAAALVTKGCQRLAAQGARPEAPKRKWAEDGGDAPAPNKRPWAGQENQEAEREGGLSCRSSSGEGSARLREEVLPTASERLALDYVVPCMRYYGICVKDNFLGAALGDRVLAEVEALKRDGRLCDGQLVSQRAIPPRSIRGDQIAWVEGHEPGCRSIGALMAHVDTVIRYCAGRLGGYVINGRTKGALHLHRQTAATAGRRSGETEGAEWPGAGGFSTTEWENQAMVACYPGNGLGYVRHVDNPHGDGRCITCIYYLNQNWDIKVHGGLLQIFPEGRPVVANIEPLFDRLLIFWSDRRNPHEVKPAYATRYAITVWYFDAKERAAAKDKYQLALGQKSVQVPESQPAPPT; translated from the exons ATGGACAGCCTGTGCCAGCCACAGGCCCTGAGTCAAGCTCTGCCTCAGTTGTCGGGGTCTGTGTCAGAGTCTTTGGAGCCTGGCCGGGCCAGGATGGGGGTGGAGAGTTACCTGCCCTGTTCCCTGCTACCGTCTTATCACCGTCCAGGAGTGCCTGGTGAGGCCTCGGCAGGCAGTGGGACCCCCAGAGCCACAGCCACATCTTCCTCTGCCAGCTCTGGGTATGAGGGCTTTGGAGGACAGGATGGTGGCGAGCTGCGGCCACTGCAGAGTGAGGGGGCTGCGGCGCTGGTCACCAAGGGGTGCCAGCGACTGGCAGCCCAGGGTGCCCGGCCTGAGGCCCCCAAACGGAAATGGGCAGAGGATGGTGGGGATGCCCCTGCACCCAACAAGCGGCCCTGGGCCGGGCAGGAGAACCAAGAGGCAGAGCGGGAGGGTGGCCTGAGCTGCCGCAGTAGTAGTGGTGAAGGAAGTGCCAGACTGAGGGAGGAAGTGCTGCCCACTGCATCCGAGCGGCTGGCCTTGGACTATGTCGTGCCCTGCATGCGGTACTACGGCATCTGCGTCAAGGACAACTTCCTGGGGGCAGCGCTGGGTGACCGCGTGCTGGCTGAGGTGGAGGCCCTGAAGCGGGACGGGCGCCTGTGTGATGGGCAGTTAGTGAGCCAGCGGGCTATCCCGCCACGCAGCATCCGCGGGGACCAGATCGCCTGGGTAGAAGGCCACGAGCCAGGCTGTCGAAGCATCGGCGCCCTCATGGCCCACGTGGACACGGTCATCCGGTACTGCGCTGGGCGGCTGGGCGGCTACGTCATCAATGGGCGCACCAAG GGTGCTCTACACCTTCACCGCCAGACGGCTGCCACGGCAGGAAGGAGGTCTGGGGAGACGGAAGGAGCTGAGTGGCCTGGGGCAGGAGGCTTCTCAACCACAGAATGGGAAAACCAG GCCATGGTGGCGTGTTACCCCGGCAATGGGCTGGGGTACGTGAGGCACGTTGACAATCCCCACGGCGACGGGCGCTGCATCACCTGTATCTATTACCTGAATCAGAACTGGGACATCAAG gtgcaCGGTGGCCTGCTGCAGATTTTCCCCGAGGGCCGGCCTGTGGTAGCCAACATCGAGCCACTCTTTGACCGACTGCTTATTTTCTGGTCTGACCGGCGGAACCCCCATGAGGTGAAGCCGGCCTATGCCACCAG GTATGCCATCACCGTCTGGTATTTTGATGCCAAGGAGAGGGCAGCGGCCAAAGACAAGTATCAGCTAG CCTTAGGACAGAAAAGTGTCCAGGTGCCTGAATCACAGCCAGCTCCGCCCACCTAG
- the MIA gene encoding melanoma-derived growth regulatory protein translates to MMAWSPVFLSVIILLSAFPGPSVTGRPMPKLADRKLCADEECSHPISMAVALQDYVAPDCRFLTIHRGQVVYVFSKLKGRGRLFWGGSVQGDYYGDLAARLGYFPSTIVREDQTLKPGKIDVKTDKWDFYCP, encoded by the exons ATGATGGCCTGGTCTCCAGTGTTCCTcagcgtcatcatcttgctgtctgCCTTCCCAGGGCCGAGTGTCACAGGCCGCCCCATGCCCAAACTAGCTGACCGAAAGCTGTGTGCTGATGAGGAATGCAGCC ACCCCATCTCCATGGCTGTGGCCCTGCAGGACTACGTGGCCCCTGACTGCCGTTTCCTGACCATACACAGGGGCCAGGTCGTGTACGTCTTCTCCAAGCTGAAGGGCCGCGGGCGGCTCTTCTGGGGAGGCAGC GTTCAGGGAGATTATTATGGAGACCTGGCTGCCCGCCTTGGGTATTTCCCCAGTACCATTGTCCGTGAGGACCAGACCCTGAAACCTGGCAAAATCGATGTGAAGACAGAT aaATGGGATTTCTACTGCCCGTGA
- the EGLN2 gene encoding prolyl hydroxylase EGLN2 isoform X2, with product MDSLCQPQALSQALPQLSGSVSESLEPGRARMGVESYLPCSLLPSYHRPGVPGEASAGSGTPRATATSSSASSGYEGFGGQDGGELRPLQSEGAAALVTKGCQRLAAQGARPEAPKRKWAEDGGDAPAPNKRPWAGQENQEAEREGGLSCRSSSGEGSARLREEVLPTASERLALDYVVPCMRYYGICVKDNFLGAALGDRVLAEVEALKRDGRLCDGQLVSQRAIPPRSIRGDQIAWVEGHEPGCRSIGALMAHVDTVIRYCAGRLGGYVINGRTKAMVACYPGNGLGYVRHVDNPHGDGRCITCIYYLNQNWDIKVHGGLLQIFPEGRPVVANIEPLFDRLLIFWSDRRNPHEVKPAYATRYAITVWYFDAKERAAAKDKYQLALGQKSVQVPESQPAPPT from the exons ATGGACAGCCTGTGCCAGCCACAGGCCCTGAGTCAAGCTCTGCCTCAGTTGTCGGGGTCTGTGTCAGAGTCTTTGGAGCCTGGCCGGGCCAGGATGGGGGTGGAGAGTTACCTGCCCTGTTCCCTGCTACCGTCTTATCACCGTCCAGGAGTGCCTGGTGAGGCCTCGGCAGGCAGTGGGACCCCCAGAGCCACAGCCACATCTTCCTCTGCCAGCTCTGGGTATGAGGGCTTTGGAGGACAGGATGGTGGCGAGCTGCGGCCACTGCAGAGTGAGGGGGCTGCGGCGCTGGTCACCAAGGGGTGCCAGCGACTGGCAGCCCAGGGTGCCCGGCCTGAGGCCCCCAAACGGAAATGGGCAGAGGATGGTGGGGATGCCCCTGCACCCAACAAGCGGCCCTGGGCCGGGCAGGAGAACCAAGAGGCAGAGCGGGAGGGTGGCCTGAGCTGCCGCAGTAGTAGTGGTGAAGGAAGTGCCAGACTGAGGGAGGAAGTGCTGCCCACTGCATCCGAGCGGCTGGCCTTGGACTATGTCGTGCCCTGCATGCGGTACTACGGCATCTGCGTCAAGGACAACTTCCTGGGGGCAGCGCTGGGTGACCGCGTGCTGGCTGAGGTGGAGGCCCTGAAGCGGGACGGGCGCCTGTGTGATGGGCAGTTAGTGAGCCAGCGGGCTATCCCGCCACGCAGCATCCGCGGGGACCAGATCGCCTGGGTAGAAGGCCACGAGCCAGGCTGTCGAAGCATCGGCGCCCTCATGGCCCACGTGGACACGGTCATCCGGTACTGCGCTGGGCGGCTGGGCGGCTACGTCATCAATGGGCGCACCAAG GCCATGGTGGCGTGTTACCCCGGCAATGGGCTGGGGTACGTGAGGCACGTTGACAATCCCCACGGCGACGGGCGCTGCATCACCTGTATCTATTACCTGAATCAGAACTGGGACATCAAG gtgcaCGGTGGCCTGCTGCAGATTTTCCCCGAGGGCCGGCCTGTGGTAGCCAACATCGAGCCACTCTTTGACCGACTGCTTATTTTCTGGTCTGACCGGCGGAACCCCCATGAGGTGAAGCCGGCCTATGCCACCAG GTATGCCATCACCGTCTGGTATTTTGATGCCAAGGAGAGGGCAGCGGCCAAAGACAAGTATCAGCTAG CCTTAGGACAGAAAAGTGTCCAGGTGCCTGAATCACAGCCAGCTCCGCCCACCTAG
- the LOC101439699 gene encoding cytochrome P450 2F5 produces the protein MDLLSTAILLLLLALTYLVLNPSLRAKGKLPPGPRPLPVLGNLLQLRTQDMLTSLTKLSKEYGSVYTVHLGPRRVVVLSGYQAVKEALVDQGEEFSGRGDYPVFFNFTKGNGIAFSNGERWKALRRFSVQILRNFGMGKRSIEERILEEGNFLLAELRKTEGDPFDPTFVLSRSVSNIICSVLFGSRFDYDDERLLTIISLINDNFKIMSSPWGEMYNVFPSLLDWVPGPHRRLFRNYNRMKDLIACSVRDHQASFDPSSPRDFIDCFLTKIAQEKQDPLSHFYMDTLLMTTHNLLFGGTETVGTTLRHAFLMLMKYPEVQARVQEEIDQVVGRTRLPALEDRPAMPYTDAVIHEVQRFADVIPMNLPHRVVRDTAFRGFLLPKGTDVITLLNTVHQDPSQFLTPQKFNPEHFLDANKRFKKSPAFMPFSAGRRLCLGESLARMELFLYLTAILQNFSLQPLGAPEDIDLTPLSSGLGNLPRPFQLSLRAR, from the exons ATGGACCTTCTGAGCACAGCCATCCTGCTCCTGCTGCTGGCTCTCACCTATCTGGTCCTGAACCCCAGCTTGAGGGCCAAGGGCAAGCTGCCCCCAGGACCCAGACCCCTCCCAGTCCTGGGAAACCTGCTGCAGCTTCGCACCCAAGACATGCTGACCTCCCTCACCAAG CTGAGCAAGGAATACGGCTCAGTGTACACAGTGCACCTGGGGCCGCGGCGGGTGGTGGTCCTCAGCGGGTACCAAGCTGTGAAGGAGGCCCTTGTGGACCAGGGGGAGGAGTTCAGCGGCCGCGGTGACTACCCCGTGTTTTTCAACTTCACTAAGGGCAACG GCATCGCCTTCTCCAATGGCGAGCGGTGGAAGGCCTTGAGGAGGTTCTCGGTCCAGATTCTGCGGAACTTTGGCATGGGGAAGAGAAGCATCGAGGAGCGGATTCTGGAAGAAGGCAACTTCCTGCTGGCAGAGCTGCGGAAGACAGAAG GCGATCCTTTTGACCCCACGTTCGTGCTGAGCCGCTCTGTGTCCAACATTATCTGCTCAGTGCTCTTCGGTAGCCGCTTCGACTATGACGACGAGCGTCTGCTCACCATTATCAGCCTCATCAATGACAACTTCAAAATCATGAGCAGCCCCTGGGGCGAG ATGTACAACGTCTTCCCGAGCCTCCTGGACTGGGTGCCAGGGCCGCACCGACGCCTCTTCCGTAACTACAATCGCATGAAGGACCTCATCGCCTGCAGTGTCCGCGACCACCAGGCCTCCTTCGACCCCAGCTCTCCCCGGGACTTTATTGATTGCTTCCTCACCAAGATAGCACAG GAGAAGCAGGATCCTCTGAGCCACTTCTACATGGACACCCTGCTGATGACCACACACAACCTGCTCTTCGGCGGCACCGAGACGGTGGGCACCACGCTGCGCCACGCCTTCCTCATGCTCATGAAGTACCCAGAGGTGCAAG CCCGCGTCCAGGAGGAGATCGACCAGGTGGTGGGGCGCACGCGGCTGCCGGCGCTGGAGGACCGGCCGGCCATGCCCTACACAGACGCGGTGATCCACGAGGTGCAGCGCTTCGCCGACGTCATCCCCATGAACTTGCCGCACCGTGTCGTTCGGGACACGGCCTTCCGCGGCTTCTTGCTACCCAAG GGCACAGACGTGATCACCCTCCTTAACACCGTCCACCAAGACCCCAGCCAGTTCCTGACGCCCCAGAAATTCAACCCAGAGCATTTCCTGGATGCCAATAAGCGTTTCAAGAAGAGCCCTGCCTTCATGCCCTTCTCAGCAG GGCGCCGGCTGTGCCTGGGCGAGTCGCTGGCGCGCATGGAGCTCTTCCTCTACCTCACGGCCATCCTGCAGAACTTCTCGCTGCAGCCGCTGGGGGCGCCCGAGGACATCGACCTGACCCCGCTCAGCTCGGGGCTCGGCAACCTGCCGCGGCCCTTCCAGCTGAGCCTGCGCGCGCGCTGA